One segment of Geminicoccaceae bacterium DNA contains the following:
- the aceE gene encoding pyruvate dehydrogenase (acetyl-transferring), homodimeric type, which produces MDELRMDGDVDPLETQEWMDAIDSVIEFEGAGRAVQLLEGAIARAHEHGADLPFTANTPYLNTIPVSEQAASPGDHHVEWRIRCISRWNAMAQVLRANKTSSELGGHIASYASSATLYDVGFNHFWHAPSKDHGGDLIFVQGHVAPGIYSRAFLLGRLTERQMDNFRQETGGNGLSSYPHPFLMPDFWQFPTVSMGLGPLMAIYQARFMKYLHNRGMADTGPRKVWAFLGDGEMDEPESLGAISLAARENLDNLVFVVNCNLQRLDGPVRGNGKIIQELERVFRGAGWNVIKVIWGSLWDPLLERDHTGALRRVMETTVDGEYQAFKRKGGAYTRENFFAKDADALKLVEGMSDEQVWQLNRGGHDPHKVYAAYKRAVETTGQPTVILAKTVKGYGMGEAGEGQNITHQQKKMGEDALRAFRDRFDIPVSDRELADIPYVTFKDGSAELEYMKARRHELGGYLPKRRPRTSVELPAPALSAFDAQLKDTGDREISTTMAFVRILNTLCRDKQIGRHIVPIVPDESRTFGMEGMFRQLGIYNPMGQLYKPEDADQLMYYKESKDGQVLQEGINEAGAMSDWIAAATSYSTHDVPVVPFYIYYSMFGFQRVGDLAWAAGDMRARGFLIGGTSGRTTLNGEGLQHEDGHSHIHAHLIPNCVSYDPTFSYELAVIIRDGLHRMLEKQEDVYYYISVLNENYHHPAMPEGVEDHIRKGLYLLKAAEEPAGKGKQARVRLMGSGSILREVIAAADLLKDDFGVAADIYSAPSFNLLAREGQEIERWNRLHPEEDPRKAHVTELLEGSDAPVIASTDYIRLYAEQIRGYVPARYTVLGTDGFGRSDYRKALRRHFEVDRYQVALAALSALAAEGSVPRKTVSEAIRKYGIDTEKPYALYA; this is translated from the coding sequence ATGGATGAGCTGAGAATGGACGGGGATGTCGATCCGCTTGAAACCCAGGAATGGATGGATGCGATCGATTCGGTCATCGAATTCGAGGGGGCGGGCCGCGCGGTCCAGTTGCTGGAAGGTGCGATAGCGCGTGCGCACGAGCACGGAGCCGACCTGCCCTTCACCGCAAACACGCCGTACCTGAACACGATCCCGGTCTCCGAACAGGCGGCCAGCCCGGGCGATCACCACGTCGAATGGCGCATCCGCTGCATTTCCCGCTGGAACGCCATGGCGCAGGTCCTCCGCGCCAACAAGACCAGCAGCGAGCTTGGGGGACATATCGCCTCCTATGCAAGCTCCGCCACACTCTATGATGTCGGTTTCAACCATTTCTGGCATGCTCCCTCGAAAGATCACGGCGGTGACCTGATCTTCGTCCAGGGACATGTGGCACCCGGCATCTATTCCAGGGCATTCCTGCTCGGCCGCCTCACCGAACGGCAGATGGACAATTTCCGCCAGGAAACGGGCGGCAACGGCCTTTCGTCCTACCCGCATCCCTTCCTGATGCCGGACTTCTGGCAGTTCCCCACCGTGTCGATGGGGCTGGGACCGCTCATGGCCATCTATCAGGCCCGGTTCATGAAATACCTGCACAATCGCGGCATGGCCGATACCGGGCCGCGCAAGGTCTGGGCCTTTCTCGGCGATGGCGAGATGGACGAGCCGGAGAGCCTCGGCGCGATCTCGCTGGCCGCCCGCGAGAACCTCGACAACCTCGTCTTCGTGGTGAACTGCAACCTTCAGCGCCTCGACGGCCCCGTGCGGGGCAATGGCAAGATCATCCAGGAACTCGAACGGGTGTTCCGCGGTGCCGGCTGGAACGTGATCAAGGTGATCTGGGGCAGTCTGTGGGATCCGCTGCTCGAACGCGATCATACCGGCGCCCTGCGCCGGGTCATGGAAACCACCGTCGACGGCGAATACCAGGCGTTCAAGCGCAAGGGCGGCGCCTATACCCGCGAGAACTTCTTCGCCAAGGATGCGGATGCGCTCAAGCTGGTGGAAGGCATGTCGGACGAACAGGTCTGGCAGCTCAATCGCGGTGGGCACGATCCGCACAAAGTCTACGCCGCCTACAAGCGGGCGGTGGAGACGACCGGCCAGCCCACGGTCATCCTCGCCAAGACCGTCAAGGGCTATGGCATGGGCGAGGCCGGCGAAGGGCAGAACATCACCCATCAGCAGAAGAAGATGGGCGAGGATGCGCTTCGGGCGTTCCGCGACCGGTTCGACATCCCGGTCTCGGACAGGGAACTGGCGGACATTCCCTACGTGACCTTCAAGGATGGAAGCGCCGAGCTCGAATACATGAAGGCGCGTCGCCACGAGCTGGGCGGCTATCTGCCGAAAAGACGCCCTCGGACATCCGTGGAGCTTCCCGCGCCGGCGCTGTCGGCCTTCGACGCGCAGCTCAAGGATACCGGCGATCGCGAAATCTCCACCACTATGGCGTTCGTGCGCATCCTCAACACCCTGTGCCGCGACAAGCAGATCGGCAGGCACATCGTGCCGATCGTGCCGGACGAGAGCCGCACCTTCGGCATGGAGGGCATGTTCCGCCAGCTCGGCATCTACAATCCCATGGGCCAGTTGTACAAGCCCGAGGATGCCGACCAGCTGATGTACTACAAGGAGAGCAAGGACGGCCAGGTGCTCCAGGAGGGCATCAACGAGGCGGGAGCGATGTCCGACTGGATCGCCGCGGCCACCTCATATTCGACCCATGACGTGCCGGTGGTGCCCTTCTACATCTATTATTCGATGTTCGGCTTCCAGCGGGTGGGCGACCTGGCCTGGGCCGCCGGCGACATGCGCGCACGCGGCTTCCTCATCGGTGGCACCAGCGGCCGCACGACGCTCAACGGCGAGGGGTTGCAGCACGAGGACGGGCACAGCCACATCCACGCCCACCTGATCCCCAACTGCGTCTCGTACGATCCGACCTTCTCCTACGAGCTGGCGGTGATCATCCGGGACGGCCTGCACCGGATGCTGGAGAAGCAGGAGGACGTCTACTACTACATCTCGGTCCTGAACGAGAACTACCACCATCCGGCCATGCCCGAAGGTGTGGAGGATCACATCAGGAAGGGGCTCTACCTGCTCAAGGCGGCGGAGGAGCCCGCCGGGAAAGGCAAGCAGGCCAGGGTCCGGCTGATGGGTTCGGGTTCGATCCTGCGCGAGGTGATCGCCGCAGCCGACCTGCTCAAGGACGATTTCGGTGTCGCCGCCGATATCTACAGTGCGCCCAGCTTCAACCTGCTGGCCCGCGAGGGACAGGAGATCGAGCGCTGGAACCGCCTGCATCCCGAAGAGGATCCCAGAAAGGCGCATGTCACTGAATTGCTCGAAGGCAGTGACGCGCCGGTCATCGCATCGACCGATTACATCCGCCTCTATGCCGAGCAGATCCGCGGTTACGTTCCGGCCCGCTATACCGTGCTGGGAACCGACGGATTCGGCCGCAGCGACTACCGCAAGGCCCTGCGCCGGCACTTCGAGGTGGATCGCTACCAGGTCGCCCTGGCCGCTCTCTCGGCCCTGGCGGCCGAGGGCAGCGTACCGCGCAAGACCGTCAGCGAGGCTATCCGGAAATACGGCATCGATACCGAGAAACCCTACGCGCTCTACGCGTGA
- a CDS encoding aldehyde dehydrogenase — MVTRPQIERREAVRLLLDDRGGLLVVSGLGSPTWDLAAAGDHPRNFYLWGAMGGAAMAGLGMARAQPGLPVMVLTGDGEMLMGMGSLATIAAAAPANLSIVVLDNRHYAETGMQPSHTGMGTRLDEVARGCGFAWSARHCDIQELAALRQRIHAMEGPGLAVLEVETTDQPRIMPSRDGVFIKNRFRADLRRS, encoded by the coding sequence ATGGTGACCCGCCCGCAGATCGAGCGACGTGAGGCCGTCCGCCTGCTGCTCGACGACCGGGGCGGGCTGCTCGTGGTCTCCGGCCTCGGCTCGCCAACCTGGGATCTGGCCGCCGCAGGCGATCATCCCCGCAATTTCTACCTCTGGGGCGCGATGGGCGGTGCTGCCATGGCGGGGCTGGGCATGGCGCGCGCGCAACCCGGTCTGCCGGTCATGGTTCTGACCGGCGATGGCGAGATGCTGATGGGCATGGGTTCACTGGCGACCATTGCCGCCGCGGCACCGGCCAATCTCTCCATCGTCGTCCTCGACAACCGGCACTATGCCGAGACGGGCATGCAGCCGAGCCATACCGGAATGGGCACCCGTCTCGACGAGGTTGCCCGCGGCTGCGGATTCGCCTGGTCCGCACGCCACTGCGACATTCAGGAACTGGCCGCACTTCGCCAGCGCATTCACGCAATGGAAGGGCCCGGTCTTGCCGTTCTCGAAGTCGAGACGACCGACCAGCCGAGGATCATGCCCAGCAGGGACGGAGTTTTCATCAAGAACCGTTTCCGGGCCGACCTCCGGCGATCCTGA
- a CDS encoding phosphonopyruvate decarboxylase, producing MPGHGRALFELFARHDIRHVVYVPDAGHSELIDLVTNDERFICTPLTTEEEGVAYLAGAWLGGERGALLMQSSGVGNCINMLGLSETCRFPLLMFITMRGEWAEQNPWQHPMSRAVQPCLEAMNVIVQRASTADGLADTTEAAIEMAYAGDHAIAVLLGQRLIGRKTW from the coding sequence ATGCCGGGCCATGGCCGTGCCCTGTTCGAACTGTTCGCACGACATGATATTCGCCATGTCGTGTATGTCCCCGACGCGGGACATTCCGAACTGATAGATCTTGTCACGAACGACGAACGGTTCATCTGCACACCTCTGACAACCGAGGAGGAAGGTGTCGCCTACCTCGCCGGCGCGTGGCTGGGGGGCGAGCGCGGTGCGCTGCTGATGCAGTCCAGCGGTGTCGGCAATTGCATCAACATGCTGGGACTGTCCGAGACCTGTCGTTTCCCCCTGTTGATGTTCATCACCATGCGTGGCGAATGGGCCGAGCAGAATCCCTGGCAGCATCCCATGAGCCGCGCCGTGCAACCCTGCCTCGAAGCCATGAACGTCATCGTCCAGCGCGCATCGACCGCCGACGGGCTCGCCGACACTACCGAGGCCGCCATCGAGATGGCCTATGCCGGCGACCATGCCATCGCCGTCCTGCTGGGACAGAGACTGATCGGACGCAAGACATGGTGA
- a CDS encoding adenylosuccinate synthase: protein MTNVAVVGSQWGDEGKGKIVDWLSERADVVVRFQGGHNAGHTLVIDGKTYKLSALPSGVVRSGKLSIIGNGVVVDPWALLKEIETVRQQGVAVSSENLRIAENAALILPLHGELDRVREEARSRNNQGAGKIGTTGRGIGPAYEDKIARRAIRVCDLANQATLEAKVHDLLIHHNALRRGLGVAELEEGPLVAELQALAPKLLPFAEPVWLRLSELKRAGRRILFEGAQGAMLDVDHGTYPYVTSSNTMAGMAATGAGVGPDSVGFVLGITKAYTTRVGSGPFPTELHDETGRLLGERGHEFGTVTGRGRRCGWFDAVMVRQAVKLSGINGLALTKLDVLDGLKTLKICTAYNLNGQTLHHLPAGMSTQAAVEPIYEEIEGWEESTRGARSFADLPAQAVKYVKRLEELVEAPVALLSTSPNREDTILVTDPFAD, encoded by the coding sequence ATGACCAATGTGGCGGTAGTCGGCTCGCAATGGGGCGACGAAGGCAAGGGCAAGATCGTCGACTGGCTTTCCGAGCGTGCCGATGTCGTGGTGCGCTTTCAGGGCGGCCATAATGCCGGGCATACGCTCGTCATCGACGGCAAGACCTACAAGCTGTCGGCTCTCCCCTCGGGCGTGGTCCGCAGCGGCAAGCTGTCGATCATCGGCAATGGCGTGGTGGTCGATCCGTGGGCGCTGCTCAAGGAGATCGAGACGGTGCGCCAGCAGGGCGTGGCGGTCTCCAGCGAGAACCTGCGCATCGCCGAGAACGCCGCGCTCATCCTTCCGCTGCACGGAGAACTCGACCGGGTGCGCGAGGAGGCCCGTTCGCGCAACAACCAGGGGGCCGGCAAGATCGGCACCACCGGCCGTGGCATCGGTCCGGCCTATGAGGACAAGATCGCACGGCGGGCCATCCGCGTGTGCGATCTGGCCAACCAGGCGACGCTCGAAGCCAAGGTCCACGATTTGCTGATCCATCACAACGCCTTGCGTCGCGGGCTGGGTGTTGCCGAACTTGAGGAAGGCCCTCTGGTCGCCGAGCTTCAGGCCCTCGCACCGAAGCTCCTGCCGTTCGCCGAGCCGGTCTGGCTGCGGCTTTCCGAACTCAAGCGCGCCGGCCGCCGGATCCTGTTCGAGGGTGCGCAGGGAGCGATGCTCGACGTTGATCACGGCACCTATCCCTATGTGACCTCATCCAACACCATGGCCGGCATGGCGGCCACCGGTGCCGGTGTCGGACCCGACAGCGTCGGCTTCGTGCTGGGCATCACCAAGGCCTACACGACCCGCGTCGGATCGGGGCCCTTCCCCACCGAGCTCCACGATGAGACGGGCAGGTTGCTGGGCGAGCGTGGTCACGAGTTCGGCACGGTCACCGGTCGCGGCCGCCGTTGCGGCTGGTTCGACGCGGTGATGGTGCGCCAGGCGGTCAAACTCAGCGGCATCAACGGCCTGGCGCTGACCAAGCTCGACGTCCTCGACGGCCTGAAGACGCTGAAGATCTGCACCGCCTACAACCTCAACGGCCAGACGCTGCACCATCTGCCGGCCGGCATGAGCACGCAGGCGGCGGTGGAGCCGATCTACGAGGAGATCGAGGGCTGGGAGGAGAGCACGCGCGGGGCGCGTTCGTTCGCCGATCTGCCGGCCCAGGCGGTGAAATACGTCAAGCGGCTGGAGGAGCTGGTCGAGGCGCCGGTAGCATTACTGTCCACCAGTCCGAACCGTGAGGACACCATTCTCGTAACCGATCCCTTTGCCGACTGA
- a CDS encoding phosphoglycerate dehydrogenase codes for MPKVLISDKLSPAAAQIFTDRGVEVDIKTGLSKDELIAIIGDYDGLAIRSATKVTAEVLEAAGRLKVVGRAGIGVDNVDIEAATAAGVVVMNTPFGNSVTTAEHAIAMMMALVRDIPAADRSTRAGKWEKSRFMGVEVTGKTLGVIGCGNIGAIVAGKAQGLGLKVIAFDPFLSEDRARDIGVEKVELDALVERADIITLHTPLTEQTRNILSRERLAACRKGVRIVNCARGGLVDEQALADLITEGHIAGAALDVFSTEPARESPLFALDKVIVTPHLGASTAEAQEKVALQVAEQMSDYLVSGAIVNALNMPSVSAEEAPRLKPYMRLAEQLGSFAGQLTETGLRSVTISYCGHVAGLNTRPLTQIILKGLLAPLMASVNMVNAPAVARSRSIGVTTSECSDVEAYQTLIEVTVETERGSRDLRGTLVHGEHPRIVRMRGIDIEASLGEHMLYVRNNDRPGFVGGLGRVLGDAGINIATFHLGRKEEGGEAIALVEVDSDVPEDVRGKILDLPNVLQVKHLSF; via the coding sequence ATGCCCAAGGTACTCATTTCCGACAAGCTCAGCCCCGCTGCAGCCCAGATCTTCACCGACCGCGGCGTCGAGGTCGATATCAAGACCGGGCTGTCCAAGGATGAACTGATCGCCATCATCGGCGACTATGACGGCCTGGCCATCCGTTCGGCGACCAAGGTCACCGCCGAGGTGCTGGAGGCTGCCGGCCGTCTCAAGGTGGTCGGCCGCGCCGGCATCGGCGTCGACAATGTCGACATCGAGGCCGCGACCGCAGCAGGCGTCGTCGTCATGAACACGCCGTTCGGCAATTCGGTCACGACCGCCGAACACGCCATCGCGATGATGATGGCGCTTGTCCGCGACATTCCTGCCGCCGACCGCTCGACCCGCGCCGGCAAGTGGGAAAAGTCGCGTTTCATGGGCGTGGAGGTCACCGGCAAGACGCTGGGCGTGATCGGCTGCGGCAACATCGGCGCCATCGTCGCCGGCAAGGCGCAGGGGCTCGGGCTCAAGGTCATCGCCTTCGACCCGTTCCTCTCCGAGGACCGCGCGCGTGACATCGGCGTGGAGAAGGTCGAGCTCGATGCGCTCGTCGAACGTGCCGACATCATCACCCTGCATACGCCGCTCACCGAGCAGACGCGCAACATCCTCTCGCGAGAACGGCTCGCGGCCTGCCGGAAGGGTGTCCGCATCGTCAACTGTGCCCGCGGCGGTCTCGTCGACGAGCAGGCGCTGGCGGATCTCATCACCGAAGGGCACATCGCCGGTGCGGCGCTCGACGTGTTTTCCACGGAACCCGCCCGTGAATCGCCGCTGTTTGCCCTCGACAAGGTGATCGTGACCCCGCATCTGGGTGCGTCCACCGCCGAGGCGCAGGAGAAGGTGGCATTGCAGGTGGCCGAGCAGATGAGCGACTATCTGGTCAGCGGAGCCATCGTCAACGCGCTCAACATGCCATCCGTCTCCGCCGAGGAAGCACCGCGTCTCAAGCCCTACATGCGCCTTGCCGAACAGCTCGGTTCGTTCGCCGGCCAGCTTACCGAAACCGGCCTGCGCTCGGTGACCATCAGCTATTGCGGCCATGTCGCCGGGCTCAACACCCGCCCGCTGACCCAGATCATCCTCAAGGGCCTGCTCGCACCGCTGATGGCCTCGGTGAACATGGTCAACGCCCCGGCGGTGGCGCGCTCGCGCAGCATCGGCGTCACCACGTCCGAATGCAGCGATGTGGAGGCCTACCAGACGCTGATCGAGGTCACGGTGGAGACCGAGCGCGGTTCGCGCGACCTGCGCGGCACGCTGGTCCATGGCGAGCATCCGCGCATCGTGCGCATGCGCGGGATCGACATCGAGGCGAGCCTCGGCGAGCACATGCTCTATGTCCGCAACAACGACAGACCCGGTTTCGTCGGCGGGCTCGGGCGGGTTCTGGGCGATGCGGGAATCAACATCGCCACCTTCCATCTCGGCCGCAAGGAGGAAGGCGGCGAGGCCATCGCCCTCGTCGAGGTCGATTCCGACGTGCCCGAGGATGTCCGCGGGAAGATCCTCGATCTGCCCAACGTGCTTCAGGTCAAGCATCTGAGCTTCTGA
- a CDS encoding phosphoserine transaminase, producing the protein MSEPSVRPQNPCFGSGPTTKRPGWSLSGLSGALTGRSHRAGPAKARIAEVIERSRALLGMPDDYRLGIVPASDTGAFEMAMWSMLGARGVDVVAFESFGSGWLTDAVKQLKLADLRRFEADYGDLPDLSATSSDRDILFTWNGTTSGVCVPGADWIAAGRTGLTFCDATSAAFAMPLDWSKLDVTTWSWQKVLGGEAQHGMLALSPRAVERLESHTPPWPLPKIFRMTKGGKLIEGIFRGETINTPSMIAVEDALDGLRWAEEIGGLDALIGRSRANLEVVESFVAESDWLDFLARDPATRSSTSICLKISDPGIGDVSAFVKAMTGKLDKAGVAHDIASYRDAPAGLRIWGGSTVEPGDMKALMPWLEWAWRSTRPAFA; encoded by the coding sequence ATGAGCGAGCCGTCCGTTCGACCCCAAAACCCGTGCTTCGGTTCGGGGCCGACCACCAAGCGACCGGGATGGTCGCTGAGCGGACTTTCGGGCGCGCTGACCGGCCGCTCGCATCGCGCAGGCCCGGCCAAGGCGCGCATCGCCGAGGTGATCGAGCGTTCGCGGGCCCTGCTGGGCATGCCCGACGACTACAGGCTGGGCATTGTTCCGGCATCGGATACCGGCGCGTTCGAGATGGCCATGTGGTCGATGCTCGGCGCGCGCGGTGTCGATGTGGTGGCCTTCGAGAGCTTCGGCTCCGGCTGGCTGACGGATGCCGTCAAACAGCTCAAGCTCGCGGACCTGCGCCGGTTCGAGGCGGATTACGGCGACCTGCCCGACCTGTCGGCAACGTCATCCGACCGTGACATTCTCTTCACCTGGAACGGCACCACGTCGGGCGTATGCGTTCCCGGCGCCGACTGGATCGCCGCAGGCCGCACGGGCCTGACCTTTTGCGACGCAACATCGGCCGCGTTCGCGATGCCGCTTGACTGGTCGAAGCTCGATGTCACCACCTGGTCCTGGCAGAAGGTGCTGGGCGGCGAGGCCCAGCACGGCATGCTGGCACTGTCGCCGCGGGCCGTCGAACGGCTGGAGAGCCACACGCCGCCATGGCCGCTGCCGAAGATCTTCCGCATGACGAAGGGTGGAAAACTGATCGAGGGCATCTTCCGCGGCGAGACCATCAACACGCCGTCGATGATCGCCGTGGAGGATGCGCTGGACGGCCTGCGCTGGGCCGAGGAGATCGGCGGCCTCGATGCGCTCATCGGCCGCAGCCGCGCCAATCTGGAGGTCGTGGAATCGTTTGTCGCCGAAAGCGACTGGCTCGACTTCCTGGCCCGAGATCCGGCCACCCGTTCCTCGACGTCGATCTGCCTGAAGATCAGCGATCCGGGCATCGGCGACGTGTCGGCCTTCGTCAAGGCGATGACCGGGAAGCTCGACAAGGCCGGTGTTGCCCACGACATCGCCTCCTACCGCGACGCACCGGCCGGATTGCGCATCTGGGGCGGCTCGACGGTCGAGCCCGGTGACATGAAAGCCCTGATGCCCTGGCTCGAATGGGCCTGGCGCTCGACCCGCCCCGCCTTCGCCTGA
- a CDS encoding multidrug effflux MFS transporter, producing MQITDTPSSSSIRLVFVLVVATALGPFSMQIFLPALPAIQADFGVSAATAQLVFSLSGIAMAVATLFYGPISDAIGRRITMIAGLVVFLVGSAICVVAPNIHVLIAGRVIQAAGGVAGMVLSRVIIRDIYSRDEAATAIAYVTMAMVVAPMLAPTLGGYIVAWTVWPVVFVVSGLVGLPVLLATLRQLVETRSHDVVAGSVRSILHSFAILMRNHLFIAYTAQAAFSMSVFFGFLAAAPYAAITLMGLPVADYGLMFIMISAAFMGGNFLSARIGVRVAVDTKITIGALGTLAGTASSVLLLLLLPWSPWSVFVPMAATAFFQGMAMPNSQAAVVSVKPEIGGAASGLAGFVQLTMASLVAQTLGSLQWGTPYPMAFGLLVCAGAMTFFAFRARSMGQPVT from the coding sequence ATGCAAATCACCGATACCCCTTCAAGCTCATCGATAAGGCTGGTCTTCGTCCTGGTCGTCGCAACGGCCCTGGGGCCGTTCTCGATGCAGATCTTCCTGCCGGCCCTGCCCGCGATCCAGGCGGATTTCGGCGTCAGCGCGGCAACGGCCCAGCTCGTCTTCAGTCTCTCGGGTATCGCCATGGCCGTGGCGACGCTGTTCTACGGACCGATTTCGGATGCGATCGGCCGCAGGATCACGATGATCGCCGGGCTGGTTGTGTTCCTCGTCGGCAGCGCCATCTGCGTCGTCGCCCCCAACATCCACGTCCTGATCGCCGGACGGGTGATCCAGGCCGCCGGGGGCGTAGCGGGCATGGTGCTCTCCCGGGTCATCATCCGCGACATCTACAGCCGCGACGAGGCGGCGACCGCGATCGCCTATGTCACGATGGCCATGGTCGTCGCCCCGATGCTTGCCCCGACCCTGGGCGGATACATCGTTGCCTGGACCGTATGGCCCGTGGTGTTCGTCGTCTCGGGACTGGTCGGCCTGCCGGTCCTGCTGGCGACGCTGCGCCAACTGGTGGAGACGCGCTCGCACGACGTCGTCGCAGGCAGCGTCCGCAGCATCCTGCACAGCTTCGCCATCTTGATGCGCAACCACCTGTTCATCGCCTACACCGCGCAGGCGGCCTTTTCGATGTCGGTATTCTTCGGCTTCCTCGCCGCAGCACCCTATGCCGCCATCACCCTGATGGGCCTGCCGGTGGCGGATTACGGGCTCATGTTCATCATGATTTCCGCCGCCTTCATGGGCGGCAATTTCCTCTCCGCGCGGATCGGCGTGAGGGTTGCCGTCGATACCAAGATCACGATCGGCGCGCTTGGGACGCTGGCCGGCACGGCGAGCAGCGTGCTGCTGCTCCTGCTGCTCCCGTGGTCGCCATGGTCGGTGTTCGTGCCCATGGCCGCGACGGCCTTCTTCCAGGGTATGGCCATGCCGAATTCGCAGGCGGCGGTGGTCAGCGTGAAGCCGGAAATCGGCGGTGCGGCCTCCGGTCTCGCCGGCTTCGTCCAGCTCACCATGGCCTCGCTGGTTGCCCAGACGCTGGGTTCGCTGCAATGGGGCACACCCTACCCGATGGCGTTCGGCCTGCTTGTGTGCGCCGGTGCCATGACCTTCTTCGCGTTCCGCGCACGTTCCATGGGGCAGCCGGTGACGTAA
- the ispH gene encoding 4-hydroxy-3-methylbut-2-enyl diphosphate reductase: protein MARSGKRALKVLLASPRGFCAGVERAIQIVERALQEHGAPVYVRHEIVHNRHVVSDLESKGAIFVDELDEVPEDALVVFSAHGVPKSVPREAARRRLLYADATCPLVSKVHREVERHHREGRTIILIGHAGHPEVEGTMGQVAEGSVLLVETVDDVARVEVPDPHRLAFATQTTLSVQDTAAIVAALRERFPGIRGPRNEDICYATTNRQQAISSIAGRCQLVLVVGAPNSSNSVRLVEIARNSGCPRALLIQDARELDIGMLDGVATVGISAGASAPESLVQGLIAALRERFDVEVEPFELVRENVTFRAPPTPRRTAAGIS from the coding sequence TTGGCTCGATCGGGCAAACGCGCATTGAAAGTGCTGCTGGCCAGTCCGCGCGGTTTCTGCGCCGGCGTGGAGCGCGCCATCCAGATCGTCGAGCGTGCGTTGCAGGAACATGGGGCGCCGGTCTATGTCCGCCACGAGATTGTCCACAACCGCCACGTCGTGAGCGACCTGGAGAGCAAGGGAGCGATCTTCGTCGACGAGCTCGACGAGGTGCCGGAGGACGCGCTGGTGGTCTTTTCCGCCCATGGCGTGCCCAAGAGCGTGCCCAGGGAGGCGGCGCGGCGGAGGCTTCTCTATGCGGATGCGACCTGTCCGCTGGTCTCCAAGGTGCATCGCGAGGTCGAGCGGCACCACCGGGAAGGCCGCACCATCATCCTCATCGGACATGCGGGCCATCCCGAGGTCGAGGGGACGATGGGACAGGTGGCCGAAGGGTCCGTCCTCCTGGTCGAGACGGTCGACGACGTGGCAAGGGTCGAGGTGCCCGATCCGCACCGCCTCGCCTTCGCCACGCAGACGACCTTGAGCGTGCAGGACACCGCGGCCATCGTCGCCGCCCTCAGGGAGCGGTTTCCCGGGATCCGGGGGCCGCGTAACGAGGATATCTGCTACGCCACCACCAATCGCCAGCAGGCGATTTCCTCCATTGCGGGCCGCTGCCAACTCGTGCTGGTGGTCGGTGCGCCCAATTCCTCCAATTCGGTAAGGCTGGTCGAGATCGCCAGGAATTCGGGCTGCCCGCGCGCGCTCCTGATCCAGGATGCGCGGGAACTCGACATCGGGATGCTCGATGGTGTCGCCACCGTCGGCATATCGGCCGGCGCATCGGCGCCCGAATCCCTCGTCCAGGGGCTGATCGCCGCCCTGCGCGAGCGCTTCGACGTCGAGGTCGAACCGTTCGAACTGGTGCGCGAGAACGTGACCTTCAGGGCACCGCCCACTCCCCGGCGCACTGCCGCCGGCATCTCCTGA